A section of the Pseudomonadota bacterium genome encodes:
- a CDS encoding bifunctional (p)ppGpp synthetase/guanosine-3',5'-bis(diphosphate) 3'-pyrophosphohydrolase, translating to MADLPLPLDNPHGDTEFHITDLCRMVESRFSGAEVQRIYQAYLLAAEAHDGQRRQSGEAYITHPLAVARIVADDMRMDSHAIMAALLHDVLEDTPVTYLQLAEQFGDEVAQLVEGLSKLTNLEGSKAEAQAENFRKMLLAMVSDIRVIVIKLADRLHNMRTLGAVGLAKRRRIARETLEVFAPIAHRLGITSIKNELEDLGFAALYPHRYNTLRAAVEKARGNRSELVSKIEIQSRAVLEEMGLNADVFGREKHLYSLFLKMRNKQMSFGDVYDMFAIRVIVDSVDDCYRALGRLHNLYKPVERSFKDHIAIPKNNGYQSLHTVMQTNTGVPVEAQIRTRDMDRMAQDGIAAHWKYKTGEKDTPTHAQEWLQQVLELQKSASDTLEFYESAKHDLVHKEIYVFSPKGRIFRLPMNATPVDFAYAVHSDIGNQCRAARVDRRMMPLSTQLSSGQTVEIYTHEFASPSPMWLDFVVTARARHAIRHYLRTMDDEKALLFGRRLIMRALAALGGALDAVTDDNLQRVLRKFNHGDLDALLLNLGIGNHIPSDIAAQLLGEDTDPAPAQQQTTPLLVDGPEGSVVSMARCCLPIPGDNIQGVISAGHGVVVHRAGCRNVLKRSRNRSSDWVPVQWSSHTTAEFTTHLWVAMRNQPGSLARVADTISRLTANIENISFSNSHDSLTDIQFTLTVRDRKHMARLIRQIRNLRVVERVRREPLS from the coding sequence ATGGCCGACCTGCCACTCCCCCTGGACAACCCGCACGGCGACACCGAGTTCCACATCACGGACCTCTGCCGCATGGTGGAGTCGCGTTTCAGTGGGGCCGAAGTGCAGCGGATCTACCAGGCCTACCTGCTCGCGGCCGAGGCCCACGACGGACAACGGCGCCAGTCCGGCGAAGCCTACATCACGCACCCGCTCGCGGTCGCGCGCATCGTCGCCGACGACATGCGCATGGACTCGCACGCGATCATGGCGGCCCTGTTGCACGACGTGCTCGAAGACACGCCAGTGACCTACCTGCAGCTCGCCGAGCAGTTCGGCGACGAGGTCGCGCAACTCGTTGAGGGCCTGAGCAAGCTCACCAACCTCGAGGGCTCCAAGGCCGAGGCGCAAGCCGAGAATTTCCGCAAGATGCTGCTCGCGATGGTCAGCGACATCCGCGTCATCGTGATCAAGCTCGCCGACCGCTTGCACAACATGCGCACCCTCGGCGCCGTGGGCCTCGCCAAACGCCGGCGCATCGCACGCGAAACGCTGGAGGTGTTTGCCCCGATCGCCCACCGCCTGGGCATCACCAGCATCAAGAACGAGCTCGAGGACCTCGGCTTCGCAGCACTCTACCCGCACCGCTACAACACCCTGCGGGCCGCGGTCGAGAAAGCGCGCGGCAACCGCTCCGAGCTCGTCTCGAAAATCGAAATACAGTCGCGTGCAGTGCTCGAGGAAATGGGCCTCAACGCGGACGTGTTCGGGCGCGAGAAGCACCTCTACAGCCTGTTCCTGAAGATGCGCAACAAGCAGATGTCTTTCGGGGACGTCTACGACATGTTCGCGATACGGGTGATTGTCGACTCGGTCGACGATTGCTACCGGGCACTCGGGCGCCTGCACAACCTCTACAAGCCGGTCGAGCGTTCGTTCAAGGACCACATCGCGATCCCGAAGAACAACGGCTACCAGAGTTTGCACACTGTCATGCAAACCAACACCGGCGTGCCGGTTGAGGCGCAGATCCGCACACGCGATATGGACCGCATGGCGCAAGACGGCATCGCCGCGCACTGGAAATACAAGACCGGAGAGAAAGACACACCCACGCATGCCCAGGAGTGGCTGCAACAGGTGCTTGAGCTGCAAAAAAGCGCGTCCGACACGCTCGAATTCTACGAGAGCGCCAAACACGATCTGGTGCACAAGGAGATCTACGTCTTCTCGCCAAAGGGCCGTATCTTCCGCCTGCCGATGAACGCAACGCCGGTGGATTTCGCCTACGCCGTGCACTCCGACATCGGCAACCAGTGCCGGGCCGCGCGCGTCGACCGACGCATGATGCCGTTGAGCACACAATTGTCATCCGGGCAGACGGTCGAGATCTACACGCACGAATTCGCGTCGCCGAGCCCCATGTGGCTGGACTTCGTCGTGACCGCACGCGCGCGGCACGCCATCCGCCACTACCTGCGCACCATGGACGACGAGAAAGCCCTGCTGTTCGGACGCCGCCTGATCATGCGCGCACTCGCCGCACTCGGCGGCGCACTGGACGCCGTGACCGACGACAACCTGCAGCGGGTACTGCGGAAATTCAACCACGGCGACCTGGACGCGCTGTTGCTCAACCTCGGTATCGGCAACCATATCCCGAGCGACATTGCCGCCCAGTTGCTCGGCGAGGACACCGACCCCGCACCGGCCCAGCAACAGACCACGCCACTGCTGGTCGACGGACCCGAGGGCTCGGTTGTGAGCATGGCGCGCTGCTGTCTGCCGATACCGGGTGACAACATCCAGGGTGTGATCAGTGCCGGACACGGGGTTGTCGTCCACCGCGCCGGCTGCCGCAACGTGCTCAAACGCAGCCGAAACCGCAGCTCGGACTGGGTGCCGGTGCAGTGGTCGTCGCACACCACTGCCGAGTTCACCACCCACCTGTGGGTGGCGATGCGCAACCAACCGGGCTCGCTCGCGCGCGTCGCCGACACCATTTCGCGGCTCACAGCCAACATCGAGAACATCAGCTTCTCGAACAGCCACGACAGCCTGACCGACATCCAGTTCACCCTCACAGTGCGCGACCGCAAGCACATGGCCCGTCTCATTCGCCAGATCCGCAACCTGCGCGTCGTCGAGCGGGTTCGCCGCGAACCGTTGAGCTGA
- a CDS encoding RidA family protein → MAKHIIATDQAPSAIGAYSQAVRTGNTVYISGQIPLDPASMTVVEGGIDAQIRRVFDNLKAVCEAAGGDLSQVVKLTVYLTDLANFPAVNDIMAEYIEQPYPARAAVGISALPKGVDVEIEGILVLDA, encoded by the coding sequence ATGGCCAAACACATCATCGCCACCGACCAGGCTCCGTCTGCGATTGGCGCCTACTCACAAGCCGTTCGCACCGGCAACACCGTCTACATCTCCGGTCAGATTCCGCTGGACCCGGCGAGCATGACGGTGGTTGAAGGCGGCATCGACGCGCAGATCCGCCGCGTGTTCGACAACCTCAAGGCCGTCTGCGAGGCCGCCGGTGGCGACCTGTCCCAGGTCGTCAAACTGACGGTCTACCTGACCGACCTCGCCAACTTTCCGGCGGTGAACGACATCATGGCCGAGTACATCGAGCAGCCCTACCCTGCGCGGGCAGCCGTCGGCATCTCTGCGCTGCCCAAGGGCGTGGACGTGGAGATCGAAGGCATCCTCGTCCTCGACGCCTGA